Proteins from one Nitrospirota bacterium genomic window:
- a CDS encoding IS1380 family transposase: protein MKRFIIERSSDEFYTSHSGLALVGLCINRYTSLNARLKKAIPDTKDIANTDVVRSYLGLLSLGKSDFEAIADMKEDKYFQQSLGIKAVPSPETLRQRLDETAISFQPIASSTYTEFIETAKGKVTPLAMGHVAVDMDVFCMDNSGTKKEGCKHTYHGYDGYAPIAAYMGAEGWCINLEFREGSQHSQNNFIPFLRETISRAKSLTKKTLLFRLDSAHDAAETRATLYGKKKVDYILKWNPRTQDLAAWLARGLQEGEVSEPRRGKRVAVFSFNQLQEHEGKKFNSRLVVRVVERTIDKRGQLLLVPDIELEGWWTSLYLPEQEIIKLYQDHGTSEQFHSEFKTDMDLERLPSGKFATNSLIMSLAGLAYNILRFIGQLGLLGDRSPVRHSAKRRRIRTVIQELMYRAARLIETGRQLKLRFSRHCYAFDAFQRVYNRLAFG, encoded by the coding sequence ATGAAACGATTTATTATTGAGCGCTCCTCGGACGAATTTTATACCTCTCATTCCGGCCTGGCCCTGGTAGGGTTATGTATCAATCGCTATACCAGCTTGAACGCCAGGCTGAAAAAGGCGATCCCTGACACCAAGGACATTGCCAATACCGATGTCGTTCGCAGTTATCTCGGGCTGCTCTCGCTTGGCAAAAGCGATTTCGAAGCCATTGCCGACATGAAAGAGGACAAGTATTTCCAGCAATCACTTGGCATAAAAGCAGTTCCCTCGCCGGAGACTTTACGCCAGCGCCTTGATGAAACCGCAATAAGTTTTCAACCAATCGCCTCCTCAACCTACACGGAGTTCATCGAGACGGCCAAAGGCAAAGTAACCCCCCTGGCCATGGGGCATGTTGCCGTCGATATGGACGTCTTTTGCATGGACAACTCCGGCACCAAAAAAGAAGGGTGCAAACATACCTATCATGGTTATGATGGCTATGCCCCAATAGCCGCGTACATGGGAGCGGAAGGCTGGTGCATTAATCTTGAGTTCCGAGAGGGAAGCCAGCACAGCCAAAATAACTTTATCCCCTTTTTGCGGGAAACCATCTCCCGCGCCAAGTCTTTAACCAAAAAAACACTGTTGTTCAGGCTTGACTCGGCCCACGACGCTGCCGAAACCCGTGCAACGCTTTATGGCAAAAAGAAGGTCGATTACATCCTGAAATGGAATCCCCGCACGCAGGATCTTGCCGCCTGGCTGGCCCGCGGCCTGCAGGAAGGGGAAGTGAGCGAACCCCGGCGGGGGAAGCGGGTTGCCGTGTTCAGTTTCAACCAGCTGCAGGAACACGAGGGCAAGAAGTTCAACAGCCGCCTGGTGGTCCGGGTTGTTGAAAGAACCATTGACAAGCGTGGTCAGCTGCTGCTGGTCCCGGATATAGAACTTGAAGGCTGGTGGACATCACTTTACCTGCCGGAACAAGAGATCATCAAGCTTTACCAGGATCATGGCACCAGCGAGCAGTTTCACAGCGAATTTAAAACCGACATGGATCTTGAGCGGTTACCTTCCGGAAAGTTTGCGACCAATTCCCTGATCATGTCGCTGGCCGGCTTGGCTTATAACATCTTGCGGTTCATCGGCCAGCTTGGCCTTCTCGGTGATCGCTCGCCAGTGCGCCACTCGGCGAAACGCAGGAGAATTCGTACCGTCATCCAGGAATTGATGTACCGGGCAGCCAGATTGATAGAAACCGGCAGACAGCTGAAACTGAGGTTCAGCCGCCATTGCTACGCATTTGACGCGTTTCAGCGCGTTTATAACCGGCTTGCCTTTGGTTAA